Proteins encoded together in one Coffea arabica cultivar ET-39 chromosome 2c, Coffea Arabica ET-39 HiFi, whole genome shotgun sequence window:
- the LOC113724948 gene encoding UDP-glycosyltransferase 88B1-like, whose translation MASNRTIVLYPSPGMGHLVSMVELGKFTLNHHPGLAVTILVVNPPYNTAASTAAYMNRISATTPSITFHHLPSPPLDPDSYPSIEALHFELLRLSNPHVHQALHSISLTAGISAFIIDFFCTCALSVATNLGIPTYYFFTSGANCLALLLYLRTLHQSTNKSYKDLGELLHVPDLPPIPPRDMPVPLLERTSPEYAFFLDAATQLANSSGILVNTFESLEPNILKSIADGKYVPDGPTPPVFSLGPLIASDNGKGGGAAGETGGGVHECLKWLDMQPSQSVVFLCFGSLGRFPAEQLKEIAIGLERSEQKFLWVVRSPPSEDKTSRFQTPPAPGLDLLLPHGFLDRTKDRGFMVSSWAPQVDVLNHGSVGGFVTHCGWNSVLEAVRAGVPMVGWPLYAEQKLNKLFLVEEMKLALPMDESTEGGFVKAAEIEKRVRGLMDSEEAKVIRQRAQAKKEEAKQAMADGGSSTVALAKLVESWRKLE comes from the coding sequence ATGGCGAGTAATCGTACTATAGTTCTGTATCCATCTCCAGGCATGGGTCACCTGGTTTCCATGGTGGAGCTGGGTAAGTTCACTCTCAACCACCACCCTGGATTGGCTGTTACTATTCTCGTGGTGAACCCGCCATACAACACTGCAGCCTCCACTGCTGCTTACATGAATCGCATTTCTGCCACCACCCCTTCCATCACTTTCCACCACCTGCCCTCTCCGCCTCTTGACCCTGACTCTTACCCCTCCATAGAAGCTCTCCACTTCGAGCTCCTTCGACTCAGCAACCCTCATGTTCACCAAGCTCTGCACTCCATCTCCTTGACAGCTGGAATCTCTGCATTCATCATCGacttcttttgcacttgtgcCCTCTCTGTTGCGACCAACCTTGGAATCCCGACTTATTACTTCTTCACTTCTGGCGCTAATTGTCTCGCTCTCCTCCTTTACTTACGCACGCTCCACCAATCAACAAACAAAAGCTATAAAGACCTGGGCGAACTTTTACATGTTCCTGATTTACCTCCAATACCACCACGAGACATGCCAGTTCCTTTGCTGGAAAGAACGTCTCCTGAGtatgcatttttcttagatGCTGCGACGCAATTGGCAAATTCGTCGGGGATCCTAGTCAACACGTTCGAATCGCTCGAACCTAACATCTTGAAATCAATCGCTGATGGAAAGTATGTTCCGGATGGCCCCACTCCGCCTGTTTTCAGCTTAGGACCTCTGATTGCATCAGACAACGGGAAAGGTGGAGGTGCAGCAGGTGAAACAGGAGGAGGTGTGCATGAATGTTTGAAATGGCTGGACATGCAACCAAGTCAAAGCGTTGTATTCTTGTGCTTTGGGAGCTTGGGTCGATTTCCAGCTGAGCAACTGAAAGAGATAGCCATCGGGTTGGAGAGGAGCGAGCAAAAGTTCCTGTGGGTGGTGCGCAGTCCACCTTCTGAGGACAAAACCAGCCGCTTTCAAACTCCACCCGCCCCAGGTCTGGATTTGTTGCTTCCCCACGGGTTTTTGGACCGGACAAAGGATAGGGGTTTCATGGTGAGTTCTTGGGCACCGCAGGTGGATGTGTTGAATCATGGGTCGGTGGGTGGGTTTGTGACCCACTGCGGGTGGAACTCAGTGTTGGAAGCAGTCCGTGCGGGTGTGCCTATGGTGGGGTGGCCACTTTATGCTGAGCAGAAGCTGAATAAGCTGTTCTTAGTTGAGGAGATGAAGTTGGCCTTACCAATGGATGAAAGTACGGAAGGTGGGTTCGTGAAAGCGGCTGAAATCGAGAAGCGAGTTAGGGGGTTGATGGATTCGGAAGAAGCAAAGGTGATCAGGCAAAGAGCCCAGGCAAAGAAAGAGgaagcaaagcaagcaatgGCTGATGGGGGCTCATCCACTGTGGCATTGGCCAAATTGGTAGAATCCTGGAGGAAGCTGGAGTAA
- the LOC113724950 gene encoding UDP-glycosyltransferase 88B1-like, whose translation MGSNRTIVLYPSPGMGHLVSMVELGKFTLNHHPGLAITVLVVNPPYNTAASTAAYMNRISATTPSISFHHLPSPPLDPDSYPSIEALHFELLRLSNPHVRQALHSISLTAGISAFIIDFFCTCALSVATNLGIPTYYFFTSGANGLALFLYLPTLHQSTNKSYKDLDELLHLPDLLPIPPRDMPVPLLERTSPEYAFFLDVATQLAKSSGILVNTFESLEPSILKSIADGKYVPDGPTPPVFSLGPLIASDNGKGGGAAGGTGGGVHECLKWLDMQPSGSVVFLCFGSVGQFPAEQLKEIAIGLERSEQKFLWVVRSPPSEDKTNRFQTPPAPDLDLLLPHGFLDRTKGRGFVASSWAPQVDVLNHGSVGGFVTHCGWNSVLEAVCAGVPMVGWPLYAEQKLNRLFLVEEMKLALPMDESTEGGFVKAAEIEKRVRGLMDSEEGKVIRERAQAKKEEAKQAVADGGSSTVALAKLVGSWRKLE comes from the coding sequence atggggaGTAATCGTACTATAGTTCTGTATCCATCTCCAGGCATGGGTCACCTGGTTTCCATGGTGGAGCTGGGTAAGTTCACTCTCAACCACCACCCTGGATTGGCTATTACTGTTCTCGTAGTGAACCCGCCATACAACACTGCAGCCTCCACTGCTGCTTACATGAATCGCATTTCTGCCACCACCCCTTCCATCTCTTTCCACCACCTGCCCTCTCCGCCTCTTGACCCTGACTCTTACCCCTCCATAGAAGCTCTCCACTTCGAGCTCCTTCGACTCAGCAACCCTCATGTTCGCCAAGCTCTGCACTCCATCTCCTTGACAgctggaatttctgcatttatcATCGacttcttttgcacttgtgcCCTCTCTGTTGCTACCAACCTTGGAATCCCGACTTATTACTTCTTCACTTCTGGCGCTAATGGTCTCGCTCTCTTCCTTTACTTACCCACGCTCCACCAATCAACAAACAAAAGCTATAAAGACCTGGACGAACTTCTACATCTTCCTGATTTACTTCCAATACCACCACGAGACATGCCAGTTCCTTTGCTGGAAAGAACGTCTCCTGAGtatgcatttttcttagatGTTGCGACGCAATTGGCAAAATCGTCCGGGATCCTAGTCAACACGTTCGAATCGCTCGAACCTAGCATCTTGAAATCAATCGCTGATGGAAAGTATGTTCCGGATGGCCCCACTCCGCCTGTTTTCAGCTTAGGACCTCTGATTGCATCAGACAACGGGAAAGGTGGAGGTGCAGCAGGTGGAACGGGAGGAGGTGTGCATGAATGTTTGAAATGGCTGGATATGCAACCAAGTGGAAGCGTTGTATTCTTGTGCTTTGGGAGCGTGGGTCAATTTCCAGCTGAGCAACTGAAAGAGATAGCCATCGGGTTGGAGAGGAGCGAGCAAAAGTTCCTGTGGGTGGTGCGCAGTCCGCCTTCTGAGGACAAAACCAACCGCTTTCAAACTCCACCCGCCCCAGATCTGGATTTGTTGCTGCCCCACGGGTTTTTGGACCGGACAAAGGGTAGGGGTTTCGTGGCGAGTTCTTGGGCACCGCAGGTGGATGTGTTGAATCATGGGTCGGTGGGTGGGTTTGTGACCCACTGCGGGTGGAACTCAGTGTTGGAAGCAGTCTGTGCGGGTGTGCCTATGGTGGGGTGGCCACTTTATGCTGAGCAGAAGCTGAATAGGCTGTTCTTAGTTGAGGAGATGAAGTTGGCCTTACCAATGGATGAAAGTACGGAAGGTGGGTTCGTGAAAGCGGCTGAAATAGAGAAGCGAGTTAGGGGGTTGATGGATTCGGAGGAAGGAAAGGTGATCAGGGAAAGAGCCCAGGCAAAGAAGGAGGAAGCAAAGCAAGCAGTGGCTGATGGGGGCTCATCCACTGTGGCATTGGCCAAATTGGTAGGATCCTGGAGGAAGCTGGAGTAA